The Muntiacus reevesi chromosome 7, mMunRee1.1, whole genome shotgun sequence genome includes a region encoding these proteins:
- the CIDEB gene encoding lipid transferase CIDEB yields the protein MEYLSNLDPSGLLRSVSNMSSDLGRKVWTSAPPPQRPFRVCDHKRTTRKGLTAATRQELLDKALETLVLSGALTLVLEEDGTTVESEDFFQLLEDDTCLMVLELGQSWRPRRSGVLPYGLGREKPKHSQDIARITFDVYKQSPRDLFGSLNIKATFYGLYSMSCDIQGLGPKRILRELLRWASSLLQGLGHLLLGISSTLRRAVEGSERWQRQGRLKPY from the exons ATGGAGTACCTCTCTAACCTGGACCCCAGCGGCCTGCTCAG GTCAGTATCCAATATGAGCTCTGATTTGGGCCGAAAGGTCTGGACCTCGGCTCCACCACCCCAGCGACCTTTCCGAGTCTGTGATCACAAGCGGACCACCCGGAAAGGCCTGACAGCTGCTACCCGTCAGGAACTGCTAGACAAG GCTCTGGAGACCCTGGTGCTGAGTGGAGCGCTCACACTGGTGCTGGAGGAAGACGGGACCACCGTGGAGAGCGAGGACTTCTTCCAGCTGTTGGAGGATGACACGTGCCTGATGGTGCTGGAGTTGGGACAGAGCTGGAGGCCCCGCAGG AGCGGGGTGCTGCCGTACGGCCTGGGCCGggagaagcccaagcacagcCAGGACATCGCCCGCATCACCTTCGACGTGTACAAGCAGAGCCCTCGCGATCTCTTCGGCAGCCTGAACATCAAAGCCACGTTCTACGGGCTCTACTCCATGAGCTGTGACATTCAAGGACTCGGCCCAAAGAGAATACTCAG GGAGCTCCTCCGATGGGCCTCCTCACTGCTGCAAGGTCTGGGCCACCTGCTGCTGGGCATTTCCTCCACCCTTCGTCGTGCAGTAGAAGGGTCTGAGCGGTGGCAGCGGCAGGGCCGCCTTAAACCCTACTGA